A single Methanocorpusculum vombati DNA region contains:
- a CDS encoding CD1375 family protein has product MVNEAFARAYATLIRAGRRTLDQVVGTEMRERVSEILSETE; this is encoded by the coding sequence ATGGTCAATGAGGCTTTTGCACGCGCGTATGCAACACTGATCCGCGCAGGTCGCCGAACACTCGATCAAGTTGTCGGCACGGAAATGCGGGAGAGGGTTTCAGAAATACTCAGCGAAACGGAGTAA